Below is a genomic region from Raphanus sativus cultivar WK10039 chromosome 4, ASM80110v3, whole genome shotgun sequence.
ttttttattggggCCTTTTTAGAGACGATGGTTTGTTTGAATGTACCTGAAAATCTCCATGCTTGGTTCAGTGTATGGGTTGTATGCAGGCTTGAAACGTAGCTTGGACATCCCTGTAAAAGCACAATCACATAAGCGTTTGTTTTCTCGGAAGCATCAAAAATAAAGTGCAAATGGTAGAagtaattcaaaaaaaaaattacctaacCGAGAGAAGAATTCTTGTAATACACCAATGAGATCACCCAATGTAAGACCACGATCACAAATCAAACCTGAGGCGAAAGTGAGGAAACTTTTAAATAGGAAATTAAGGTGCGCATTTTAATGGTTCTGACAACGAAAGTCTCAATTCATACCTTCAATCTGATGGAACTCTGCCAGATGGGTTCGGTCAACAGCCTCGTTTCTGAAGACACGGTCTATAGAAAAGTACTTCTTCGGGGTGAAAGGTCCCTATAAAAATAAAGCGATCAAATGAGTACAATGTTCCACAAGCTTGTAAATGCCTATATGCTTCAAGTtcattgaaaatttgaaatgagGTAAAAATCTTAGCCAGACCTTTGCGAGTGCATAAAGCATCCTAGACGACACCGCTGTTGTGTGGGTACGGAGAAGGTTTTTGTTTGCCTCCTCTCTTTTCCACTCATAATTATACCTGTACAGAGTGGAAATGGGagattaaaaatttagttgACTACTTAACAAGCATCAAAAACAAGTTGTTACCCTCGCGATCCATATCCACCAGACTCATGAACTTGTTTCACCCTTGCCACATAATCTTCTGGTAACTCCCTTGTCGTCAAAGGAGCTACAATCAAATATCCACATGTTAGCATTAAGAGTTAGAATACCGTTGGAGCTGTTACAAACAAGCCGACAGACAAACTAAGTGACTTAAGGATTCAAGCATTGAACCTTTCAGAAAGAAGGTGTCATGAGAGTCACGAGCAGGGTGCTGCTGAGGCTGGAACAGTGCATCGAAATTCCAGAAGCTACAAGGGATAGGAAAAAAAAGGGCTGAACAGAAATAGAGAATTCCCTCTTTCTCACAAAAAGCTAAAGATATCCAAAAATCACTTCTGAAGAACTAGATCGATTGTGAAGAAGGCAGATAGTTGCCTGAGGTGCTTTGATAGAGAGAGAGTATCAAAAGAGAGATTTAGATACCTGCTCTCAACAAAGTTATTTGTTGGCATCTCTTCAAACCTGTGGCCACATAATGCTGAAAATCATTATTCTGGTTAGCAGAGAAAATTTGCAGAAATACTAGTAACGTGGTAAAAGTCTCACCCCATCTGACAAAATATGTCTTTAAACTGCTTCCGCAcctgaaacacacaaaaataagaaaattaataggCAGCCAAGCTATGGAAAGCAATGGTTACTCCAAACtcatcaagtaaaatttatttcTTTGTGAGTTAAATCTAAAACACACACTGAGCTTGAAGTAAAGACATCCAACAGCTCATTTTTTTACGTTTGAGTTACCTTTAGAAGGGGGTGGAGATGCCCAGCATCAACAGGCTGTCCCTTAGCATTGAAGTTATACTCCTTGAACTCTAACTCTTCCCAGCTGCGTTGTGAGTACCGATTGACTTTCTTATTTGCACTATGCCAACAATATCATTAACAAGTCGAAAACACAAGGAGTGGTACCACATACTTTTGCAGATTTTCTCGAGTCAAATCGGTGGCGAAACTCCTCCTCTTGGGAGCATAGTTGGGACCTTTCTTTACTTCAGAATACCCCGTCCATTTCCTAAGAAGGAGGGGAACGTTAAATAATGTTTCCCTAAAGAAAACaactaaaaaaaatgaaaagccTTGTTAGTTACTCTGTCAATATGATGAGTCGCCTGGTTTTGAGAGATTTGAGACTTTCTTCGTCAAGTTCCTGAAGGTGAGAAAGACCAACTTAGCTtccataaattataaaaaaatctggtTTAGAGTTCTAAATAATAGTTCTGAAACAAACCAGTCCTTGCTGTATTTGTAAAAGCATCTCCTTCACTTTATCTTCAACATGTTCAACCTGCAGAAAGATTGATGGTTGAGTCAACATAATCACTGCCTAaacatataaagaaaataacaagTCAAATCACTGCAATACCGTTCTAGAGACTTGCTGTCCCATTGCAACCCACTTTTTCTTTGGAGCTTGTTTACTTCCCACATTGAATACCCAAGGATCTAGCATTCTCTACAAACACAACAAACAACAAAGTTTACACACTGAAGctaaaagaaaattagaatcgCAATCAACCTTTAGATCATCCATGGATATGGTGCCTTCCTCGGGAACAGCCGAGAAAAAGTGAAACTCCGGCGAGCCTTCCGCCGCATATTTCTTCCCTTCATCAGTCAAATCGTAGAACTCCCGTTTAATCAACTGCATGCACATGATCACCAATTGCAAAACAATGATGGTTAAATCACAAAAATTCTCACCAATCTAAAACCCTGTAGCGATCGAAAATGTTCGGTGGTACGTACCTTAGCTTCGATGTAGCGAAAAGCCTGTAAGCTCTTGATGACGTTTTTGACTTCTTCGTGGTCGAGCTCGTGTTCGACGGCGAACTGACCCGAGTGTGGGATTTCATCGTTGTTTTGCAGAAACCCTAGAATCGCCTCCTCCTCCGCCATTTCTCTTCTTGCGCACTCAAGATAGTTCTCGATCAGTTTCAAACGAAACTATTTATTTCTGGGCTATTGGATCATTATCCGCCCATTAGAATATTTGGAGGCCCATCTTCTATTTTTCTGCACCTTCACTCGAAACGACGTCGGTTCTTCAACGATTCTTATTTTACGCCTATTTGCATGGGAATGCCACGTGGCACATGCAGATGTTGCCAGtgatcaaagtttttttttgttctttctctttACATCATCATCAATGTCACCAAAACCGAATGCGAAAA
It encodes:
- the LOC108851525 gene encoding phenylalanine--tRNA ligase alpha subunit, cytoplasmic-like, whose amino-acid sequence is MAEEEAILGFLQNNDEIPHSGQFAVEHELDHEEVKNVIKSLQAFRYIEAKLIKREFYDLTDEGKKYAAEGSPEFHFFSAVPEEGTISMDDLKRMLDPWVFNVGSKQAPKKKWVAMGQQVSRTVEHVEDKVKEMLLQIQQGLELDEESLKSLKTRRLIILTEKWTGYSEVKKGPNYAPKRRSFATDLTRENLQNWEELEFKEYNFNAKGQPVDAGHLHPLLKVRKQFKDIFCQMGFEEMPTNNFVESSFWNFDALFQPQQHPARDSHDTFFLKAPLTTRELPEDYVARVKQVHESGGYGSRGYNYEWKREEANKNLLRTHTTAVSSRMLYALAKGPFTPKKYFSIDRVFRNEAVDRTHLAEFHQIEGLICDRGLTLGDLIGVLQEFFSRLGMSKLRFKPAYNPYTEPSMEIFSYHDKIGWLEIGNSGMFRPEMLQPMGLPEDVRVIAWGLSLERPTMILYETENIRELFGHKVNLATIKQSRICRIGIEAA